A region of Chitinophaga horti DNA encodes the following proteins:
- a CDS encoding DegT/DnrJ/EryC1/StrS family aminotransferase encodes MEFKIPLFKLNFDEAEEKAVMDTIRSKWISTGPRCAEFEKQFSAALQVKHAVSLSNCTTALHLAFKLTGVGAGDEVICPSMTFVASINAIRYVDAVPVFCDIAGPEDMNIDAGKIESLITEKTRAILVVHFAGFPCDMDRIMAIAKKHDLRVIEDACHGPLSVYHGKKLGTIGDVGCFSFFSNKNISTGEGGMLVTNNDEYADRARLLRSHGMTTMSYQRASGHATTYDVVDFGYNYRMNDILAALGIEQLKKLPGDLEQRVAVRKAYEQAFADVEGVFVPFANTPEFVSNYIFPIVLKNSDATKRDEVRNALHARGIQTSVHYPAAHRFSIYKSDRHELPATEYVTDNEITLPMYSSLTNEEVGFIVSTLKDILGENNHSN; translated from the coding sequence ATGGAATTTAAGATACCGCTATTTAAACTGAATTTCGACGAGGCCGAAGAAAAGGCAGTAATGGATACAATTCGCTCCAAATGGATAAGCACTGGACCCCGTTGTGCGGAATTTGAAAAACAGTTTTCTGCCGCTCTCCAGGTAAAACATGCTGTTTCCCTGTCGAACTGTACAACGGCGTTACACCTCGCATTTAAACTTACCGGCGTTGGTGCCGGTGATGAGGTTATCTGCCCGTCTATGACGTTCGTGGCGTCTATCAACGCGATCCGTTATGTGGATGCGGTGCCTGTTTTTTGCGATATCGCGGGGCCTGAGGATATGAATATCGATGCAGGTAAGATAGAAAGTCTGATAACTGAAAAAACGCGTGCTATACTGGTAGTGCATTTTGCGGGCTTCCCCTGCGATATGGACCGTATTATGGCGATCGCGAAAAAGCACGACCTCAGAGTAATTGAAGATGCTTGCCACGGACCATTGTCTGTTTACCACGGAAAAAAACTCGGTACCATAGGAGATGTCGGATGTTTCAGCTTTTTCTCGAATAAAAACATCAGCACCGGCGAAGGCGGAATGCTCGTTACCAACAATGACGAGTATGCAGACAGGGCCAGGTTACTGCGCTCGCATGGTATGACAACGATGTCTTACCAACGTGCAAGTGGGCATGCCACCACGTATGATGTGGTAGACTTCGGCTATAATTACCGTATGAATGATATTCTCGCTGCTTTAGGCATAGAACAGCTGAAAAAACTTCCCGGCGATCTGGAACAGCGGGTTGCCGTTAGGAAGGCTTATGAGCAGGCGTTCGCAGATGTAGAAGGCGTATTCGTACCTTTCGCGAACACACCGGAATTTGTATCTAACTACATATTTCCGATCGTACTCAAAAACAGTGACGCCACGAAACGTGACGAAGTACGGAATGCCTTGCATGCAAGAGGAATACAAACCAGTGTTCACTATCCTGCCGCACACCGGTTCTCCATCTATAAAAGTGACAGGCACGAATTGCCTGCTACCGAGTATGTGACAGATAACGAAATCACACTTCCCATGTATAGTTCACTTACTAACGAGGAGGTAGGGTTTATTGTATCAACACTAAAGGACATCTTAGGTGAAAATAACCATTCTAACTGA
- a CDS encoding lipopolysaccharide biosynthesis protein, with amino-acid sequence MNVGSLLKLFVKFSIGNWLAAGIAFLSTPLISALIVPDEFGKASMFTLAFNFLIQIVTLGVDQSYVRRFYDKSYRDKPHELLWNVLTPVLLCYVVVAAGALLCWREISRFLINTEEWHIVVILAITLFVGIIERFASLYFRMSKAAGMFSVIKVAVAITNVLTVYIYCLLADHSFYAILYGTGVSLLVGSIIGLAWQKKMWLTKAAVDWSKVRGLLAFGLPFVPAFIVGWLFEGVDKLALKKYTDFHEIGIFSAGYRIVAILTILQVGFSNFWTPVAYEAYESQSADNTRLFRRAFSCMSLILFICGLLTIAFKDIIILFFASDYRIAATVMPFLVLMPIMYTLSEITVGAINFKNKSYLHLIITSVAAVSNILLNVWLVPAFGAQGAALSTGVSYILFFLTRTYLSERLLQVGFDMKTTLIALVVVILNAYVATFGIFTALTLWACHAISIVLLLLLYRTHFIYLVGWMKNKFLGGAGS; translated from the coding sequence ATGAATGTGGGCAGCTTGCTTAAACTTTTTGTAAAATTCTCGATCGGGAACTGGCTGGCAGCGGGCATTGCATTTTTGTCTACACCACTGATATCTGCATTAATTGTTCCCGACGAGTTTGGCAAAGCTTCCATGTTTACCTTAGCGTTTAACTTTCTGATCCAGATAGTAACGCTCGGTGTAGACCAGTCGTACGTTCGGCGATTTTACGACAAGAGTTATCGTGATAAACCACATGAACTTCTTTGGAACGTACTCACGCCCGTACTATTATGTTACGTCGTGGTCGCTGCCGGCGCACTGCTTTGCTGGCGGGAGATAAGCCGGTTCTTGATTAATACGGAGGAGTGGCATATTGTCGTGATACTGGCAATCACTTTATTTGTGGGTATTATTGAACGATTTGCCTCTTTGTATTTTCGGATGAGCAAGGCTGCGGGCATGTTTTCGGTGATAAAGGTAGCTGTAGCGATTACAAACGTACTCACGGTTTACATCTACTGTTTGCTCGCTGATCATAGTTTCTACGCGATACTATATGGCACAGGGGTATCCTTGCTGGTTGGCAGCATTATTGGACTGGCGTGGCAAAAGAAGATGTGGCTTACGAAAGCAGCAGTAGATTGGAGCAAGGTGCGGGGGCTCTTGGCTTTTGGCCTTCCCTTCGTGCCTGCGTTTATAGTAGGGTGGCTGTTCGAAGGGGTTGACAAACTGGCGTTAAAGAAATACACAGACTTCCACGAAATCGGGATATTTTCTGCCGGATACCGTATTGTTGCGATACTAACAATTTTGCAGGTCGGTTTTTCCAACTTTTGGACGCCCGTCGCCTACGAAGCATATGAAAGCCAATCTGCCGATAATACACGGTTATTCAGAAGGGCATTCAGTTGCATGAGCTTAATACTGTTTATCTGCGGATTGCTCACGATCGCTTTTAAAGATATTATCATTCTGTTTTTTGCCAGCGATTACCGCATTGCAGCCACGGTTATGCCTTTCCTCGTATTGATGCCAATTATGTATACACTTTCTGAGATAACCGTAGGGGCCATCAATTTTAAGAACAAGAGCTATCTCCACTTAATTATAACGAGTGTAGCAGCGGTTTCAAATATTTTATTAAACGTGTGGCTCGTCCCCGCATTCGGGGCCCAAGGAGCCGCGTTATCCACCGGCGTGTCATATATCCTGTTTTTCCTGACCAGGACTTACCTGAGCGAAAGACTACTGCAGGTCGGCTTTGATATGAAAACCACCCTCATTGCGCTGGTAGTGGTGATACTAAATGCCTATGTTGCAACTTTTGGTATATTTACAGCGCTGACCTTGTGGGCATGTCATGCAATAAGTATTGTTTTATTGCTGCTTTTATATAGAACACATTTTATATATCTGGTTGGTTGGATGAAAAATAAATTCTTAGGAGGCGCAGGGTCATGA
- a CDS encoding Gfo/Idh/MocA family protein encodes MTSSDQKIKFAVIGCGHIGKRHAEMIQRNDEAELVAVVDTKDKALLGVDQFNVPIFNSIEELLKSGLAVDVVNIATPNGFHAQHALECLEARKHIVIEKPMALTKNDAEKVIYKALNVHKHVFAVMQNRYSPPLSGSKN; translated from the coding sequence ATGACGTCATCTGATCAAAAAATAAAATTTGCGGTGATTGGTTGCGGGCATATCGGTAAAAGACATGCCGAAATGATTCAACGCAACGATGAGGCTGAACTGGTAGCTGTAGTTGATACAAAAGACAAAGCGCTACTTGGTGTTGATCAATTTAATGTGCCGATCTTCAATTCAATAGAAGAACTATTAAAATCGGGCTTAGCTGTTGATGTGGTTAATATTGCGACACCAAACGGATTCCATGCGCAGCACGCACTGGAATGCCTGGAGGCACGCAAACACATTGTGATAGAGAAGCCGATGGCGCTTACAAAAAATGACGCGGAAAAAGTTATATACAAAGCGCTGAACGTGCACAAACACGTTTTTGCCGTTATGCAGAACCGGTATTCTCCCCCTCTGTCTGGATCAAAGAACTGA
- a CDS encoding N-acetyl sugar amidotransferase, protein MQNTQQQCTKCVMDTTDPDIRFDAQGVCNYCLEAAIVLPKMKFTAEQEQENLAKIKQMVHSDANKYDCVIGLSGGVDSSYVALLAHKLGLKALCVHFDNGWNSEIAVSNIKKIVQKCNYDLATYVIDWPEFKDLQRSFFKAGVVDIEMLTDHAIMATMFQLRKKYKLKYILSGSNYVTEHGMPLKWIWRKQDLTNIRDIQSKFGTKKIKNFPTMNSVKFQLSKLFGLGGTYIEILNGVNYSKVDAMEALKREFGWEYYGGKHYESVFTKFYQAYILPTKFKFDKRKVHLSAQIRNGEITRDEALQELAKDIYDPIQLKNDRQYVLKKLGFSEEEFGAMMAAPPKQHLDYASDEWIFNIWRKLKGKKNA, encoded by the coding sequence ATGCAAAATACACAACAGCAATGCACCAAATGCGTCATGGATACCACGGATCCTGATATCCGTTTTGATGCGCAGGGAGTATGTAATTATTGTTTGGAAGCTGCGATCGTTCTTCCCAAAATGAAGTTTACTGCCGAACAGGAGCAGGAGAATCTTGCGAAGATCAAGCAGATGGTGCATAGCGATGCTAATAAATATGATTGCGTGATCGGATTGAGCGGCGGTGTTGATAGCTCCTATGTGGCGTTGTTAGCGCATAAACTTGGTTTGAAAGCACTCTGTGTGCATTTCGATAATGGCTGGAACTCCGAGATTGCGGTATCGAATATCAAAAAAATTGTACAGAAGTGCAATTATGACCTGGCAACCTATGTTATTGACTGGCCGGAGTTCAAAGACTTGCAAAGATCTTTTTTCAAGGCGGGAGTGGTAGACATTGAAATGTTAACCGACCATGCTATCATGGCAACTATGTTTCAGCTTAGAAAAAAATATAAGCTGAAATATATTTTGTCTGGAAGTAACTATGTAACGGAGCACGGGATGCCGTTGAAATGGATTTGGAGGAAGCAGGATTTAACGAATATCAGGGATATTCAAAGTAAGTTCGGAACAAAGAAGATTAAAAACTTCCCGACGATGAACTCTGTGAAGTTTCAATTGAGTAAGTTATTTGGTTTGGGCGGTACTTACATTGAGATCCTGAACGGTGTGAATTACAGTAAGGTAGATGCCATGGAAGCGCTGAAAAGAGAGTTTGGCTGGGAATACTACGGTGGAAAACACTATGAGTCTGTATTTACGAAGTTTTACCAGGCTTATATCTTGCCCACGAAATTCAAGTTCGATAAGCGTAAAGTGCACTTATCTGCCCAGATCCGCAATGGTGAGATCACCCGCGACGAGGCTCTGCAAGAATTAGCAAAAGATATTTACGATCCGATACAGTTGAAGAACGACAGGCAATACGTACTCAAGAAACTCGGTTTTTCCGAGGAAGAGTTCGGGGCCATGATGGCGGCGCCTCCGAAGCAACATCTTGATTACGCATCGGACGAATGGATTTTCAATATCTGGAGAAAGCTGAAAGGCAAAAAAAACGCGTAA
- a CDS encoding acyltransferase, whose amino-acid sequence MATYFAHETAAIDEGAVIGAGTKVWHFSHIMTGAVIGENCNIGQNVVVSPQVVLGNNVKVQNNVSIYTGVTCADDVFLGPSCVFTNVTNPRSAVNRRGQYAKTHVGKGATIGANATIVCGHDIGDYAFIGAGAVVVKDVAAYALVVGNPSKQIGWMSEFGHRLTFNQEGRATCPENGDEYIIENNSVRKKTN is encoded by the coding sequence ATGGCTACATATTTTGCGCATGAAACAGCAGCTATTGATGAGGGAGCTGTTATCGGGGCTGGCACGAAAGTCTGGCATTTTTCTCACATCATGACCGGCGCTGTTATAGGCGAGAATTGTAACATCGGTCAAAACGTCGTGGTATCTCCTCAGGTTGTGCTGGGCAATAACGTTAAAGTGCAAAACAATGTATCGATCTATACAGGTGTTACATGCGCAGACGATGTTTTTTTAGGGCCTTCCTGTGTATTCACGAATGTTACAAACCCCAGGAGTGCTGTTAACCGGCGGGGGCAATATGCTAAAACGCATGTAGGTAAGGGTGCTACCATTGGAGCAAATGCTACGATCGTATGCGGTCACGATATTGGTGACTATGCTTTTATCGGCGCCGGCGCGGTAGTAGTTAAGGACGTTGCAGCCTATGCGTTGGTGGTAGGAAATCCCTCCAAACAAATTGGATGGATGAGTGAGTTCGGACACCGGCTGACATTTAACCAGGAGGGACGAGCAACTTGTCCGGAAAATGGGGATGAATACATAATCGAAAACAATTCAGTACGTAAAAAAACTAACTAA
- the hisH gene encoding imidazole glycerol phosphate synthase subunit HisH yields the protein MIAIVNYGLGNLGSIRNMLSRIQHESVIVDTPEELEKASRIILPGVGAFDSGMKHLNERGWLPILNHKALVEKVPVLGICLGMQLMTKASEEGELSGLGWIDAHVVRFPSQPGLKIPHMGWNAVTKVKESKLLEGAYTDRRFYFVHSYYVKPNDPGDTLLETAYAGPFASAFEKENILGVQFHPEKSHKFGMELLRNFMTKY from the coding sequence ATGATCGCTATTGTCAATTACGGACTAGGAAATCTTGGCTCGATCAGGAATATGCTCAGCAGGATTCAGCATGAATCTGTTATTGTTGATACGCCGGAAGAACTGGAGAAAGCCTCCCGTATCATTCTTCCGGGGGTGGGCGCATTTGATTCCGGGATGAAACATCTTAATGAGCGGGGGTGGTTGCCCATCCTAAACCATAAGGCGCTGGTTGAAAAGGTTCCTGTTTTAGGTATTTGCCTTGGTATGCAATTGATGACCAAAGCGAGTGAAGAGGGTGAACTGAGTGGTCTCGGCTGGATAGATGCGCACGTTGTTCGCTTTCCTTCACAGCCCGGCCTCAAGATTCCGCACATGGGGTGGAATGCGGTAACGAAAGTGAAGGAATCTAAATTGTTAGAGGGAGCTTATACCGACCGCAGGTTTTACTTCGTTCACTCGTATTATGTGAAGCCGAACGATCCGGGGGATACATTGCTGGAGACTGCGTATGCAGGGCCTTTTGCTTCAGCGTTCGAGAAAGAGAACATTTTGGGCGTGCAATTTCATCCCGAGAAGAGCCATAAATTCGGAATGGAGTTGCTGAGGAATTTTATGACAAAATATTAA
- a CDS encoding formyltransferase family protein, whose translation MKYVFDKDDIDQGDVCFLLSCRRIISQGYLDRNSHNIVIHASDLPRGKGFSPLQWQVFAGMNEIPLTLFEAVEGLDAGPYYMKDMLVLEGTELYDEMRRKLGNKIIEMSLSYIENFDPQDTGTAQSGEETVFPRRRKADDMLDIDKSIREQFNHLRIADNEQHPLWFTYQGKEYIVKIFPGTNNS comes from the coding sequence GTGAAATATGTCTTTGATAAGGACGATATTGATCAGGGTGATGTATGCTTTTTACTAAGTTGCAGAAGGATCATATCACAAGGCTACCTGGACCGGAACAGCCACAACATCGTTATACATGCGAGCGATCTCCCGCGTGGCAAGGGATTTTCTCCCCTGCAGTGGCAGGTCTTTGCCGGGATGAATGAAATTCCACTTACATTGTTCGAAGCAGTCGAAGGCCTCGATGCCGGACCATACTACATGAAAGACATGCTTGTGCTCGAAGGAACGGAGCTTTATGACGAGATGCGTCGTAAGCTCGGCAACAAGATCATCGAAATGAGCCTTTCTTACATAGAGAACTTCGATCCGCAAGATACAGGTACCGCACAATCGGGCGAAGAAACTGTTTTCCCGCGTCGCCGTAAAGCCGACGATATGTTAGATATCGATAAGTCGATCCGGGAACAGTTTAATCATCTCCGGATCGCGGATAATGAGCAACACCCGTTGTGGTTTACATATCAGGGCAAGGAGTACATCGTAAAGATATTTCCCGGTACAAACAATAGTTAA
- a CDS encoding AglZ/HisF2 family acetamidino modification protein, whose protein sequence is MLRARIIPCLLLREGGLVKTQKFDKGSYVGDPINAVKIFNEKEVDELIFLDIDASKKNTDPDWSMLEDLSTECFMPLCYGGGINSLQHIERILRIGIEKVVINHKALESVQLVEQASARFGSSTIVGAIDVKKNMWGKQLVYDHVKGKVTGTDVLAHAKRLEDAGVGEIFLNVVDRDGTYAGYDFDLITRVSEQVSVPLIACGGASTVMDFKKAIKSGASAAAAGSLFVYQGPHRAVLISYPSSSELNEINK, encoded by the coding sequence ATGCTACGTGCAAGAATCATCCCGTGTCTGCTATTGAGAGAGGGAGGTTTAGTGAAAACACAAAAGTTCGATAAGGGGAGCTACGTGGGAGACCCGATAAATGCGGTGAAAATATTCAACGAAAAAGAAGTAGATGAACTTATTTTTCTCGATATAGATGCTTCCAAAAAGAACACCGACCCTGATTGGAGCATGCTCGAGGACTTGTCTACTGAGTGTTTTATGCCACTCTGCTACGGCGGCGGCATTAATTCTTTGCAGCATATAGAAAGGATACTCAGGATCGGGATCGAAAAGGTTGTTATTAATCATAAGGCGCTGGAAAGTGTACAGTTGGTTGAGCAGGCCAGTGCGAGATTCGGAAGTTCAACAATAGTTGGTGCGATTGATGTAAAGAAAAATATGTGGGGTAAACAACTGGTTTACGATCATGTTAAAGGAAAGGTGACAGGCACAGATGTGCTGGCGCACGCAAAACGCCTCGAAGACGCGGGTGTCGGGGAAATATTTTTGAATGTCGTTGACCGCGATGGCACCTATGCTGGTTATGATTTTGACTTGATCACCAGGGTGAGCGAACAGGTGAGCGTGCCATTGATCGCCTGCGGTGGCGCATCCACTGTGATGGATTTCAAAAAAGCAATAAAATCGGGGGCTTCTGCGGCAGCGGCGGGAAGCCTCTTTGTATACCAGGGGCCGCACCGCGCCGTTCTCATATCTTATCCCTCATCATCAGAATTAAACGAAATTAATAAGTAA
- a CDS encoding NAD-dependent 4,6-dehydratase LegB: protein MELRNKKVLVTGADGFIGSHLVEKLISEGASVKAFVYYNSFNTWGWLDTLSPEQLNNIEIFAGDIRDPNGVRTAMKDIDIVFHLAALIAIPFSYHSPDSYIDTNVKGTLNVIQAAKDLGISRVLVTSTSEVYGTAQYVPIDEKHPRQPQSPYSASKIGADCIAESFYRSFDLPLTIVRPFNTFGPRQSARAVIPTIITQLLNGITEIKLGDITPTRDLLYVRDTVNGFVEIAKSEELIGHDCNIATQSEITVKAVAEILISQINPEARIVADASRIRPEKSEVFRLFGSNEKIKKYTNWDVQYTFERSLAETVEWFRKPGNLAHYKANIYNI from the coding sequence ATGGAGTTAAGAAATAAAAAGGTACTTGTAACCGGCGCAGACGGATTTATCGGAAGCCATCTTGTTGAAAAGTTGATCAGCGAAGGAGCCTCTGTTAAGGCTTTTGTATACTACAACTCTTTTAACACTTGGGGCTGGCTGGATACGTTGTCGCCAGAGCAATTGAATAACATCGAAATCTTTGCCGGCGACATCCGTGATCCGAACGGTGTACGTACCGCGATGAAGGACATCGATATCGTTTTCCATCTCGCAGCACTGATCGCCATTCCATTCAGTTATCACTCGCCAGATTCTTATATCGATACTAACGTTAAAGGCACGCTTAACGTCATTCAGGCTGCAAAGGACCTCGGCATTTCGAGAGTGCTCGTAACATCTACTTCAGAGGTGTATGGCACCGCGCAGTATGTGCCGATCGATGAAAAGCATCCGCGTCAGCCACAATCTCCATACTCGGCGTCTAAGATCGGGGCCGATTGTATTGCGGAGTCTTTTTACCGGAGTTTCGATCTTCCCCTGACGATCGTGCGGCCGTTCAATACTTTTGGTCCACGACAGTCTGCAAGAGCCGTAATTCCCACCATCATCACCCAGTTATTGAACGGTATAACCGAGATTAAACTCGGCGATATCACACCTACCCGCGACTTGTTGTATGTTCGCGATACCGTGAACGGGTTCGTGGAGATTGCGAAATCGGAAGAACTCATTGGGCATGACTGTAACATCGCCACCCAATCCGAGATTACGGTAAAGGCGGTGGCGGAAATATTGATCTCACAGATTAATCCTGAGGCGCGGATTGTTGCCGATGCATCGCGCATCAGGCCGGAAAAGTCGGAAGTGTTCAGGCTGTTTGGTTCAAATGAGAAGATAAAAAAATATACTAACTGGGATGTTCAATACACGTTCGAACGCAGTCTGGCGGAAACGGTTGAATGGTTCCGGAAGCCCGGAAATCTGGCACACTATAAGGCTAACATCTACAACATTTAG
- a CDS encoding Gfo/Idh/MocA family protein — protein sequence MVQLNCYWNRDERYYKPDSWHGRLDLDGGTLYTQFSHFIDILYWLFGDIENIQGRFRDFNHASLTDFEDSGIVSFDFVNGGVGCLNFSTSVWNKNLESSMTVIAENGSVKIGGQYMNEVEHCHVKDYVMPTLQATNPGNDYGAYKGSAQNHHYVIDNVVDVLKNRATITTNALEGLKVVDIIEKIYALNGVKK from the coding sequence ATGGTGCAGCTGAATTGTTACTGGAACAGGGATGAGCGTTACTATAAACCCGATAGCTGGCATGGGAGGCTTGACCTGGACGGCGGTACCTTATACACGCAGTTTTCACACTTCATCGATATCCTGTACTGGCTCTTTGGTGATATAGAAAATATCCAGGGGCGCTTCCGGGACTTCAACCACGCCAGCCTTACAGATTTTGAAGATTCCGGCATCGTGAGCTTCGACTTTGTAAACGGTGGCGTTGGATGTTTGAATTTCTCTACGTCTGTCTGGAATAAAAACCTGGAAAGCAGTATGACCGTAATCGCGGAGAATGGATCAGTGAAAATCGGAGGTCAGTATATGAACGAGGTGGAGCATTGCCATGTTAAAGATTATGTGATGCCGACACTGCAGGCTACTAATCCCGGTAATGACTATGGCGCGTATAAGGGCTCTGCTCAGAATCACCACTATGTGATCGATAACGTGGTGGATGTATTGAAAAACCGTGCGACCATCACCACTAACGCATTAGAAGGATTGAAAGTAGTTGATATCATCGAAAAAATATATGCCTTAAATGGAGTTAAGAAATAA
- a CDS encoding DegT/DnrJ/EryC1/StrS family aminotransferase, with the protein MEPIRMVDLQRQYAHIKDRVDAAVIRCMDEANFINGPEVKKFAINLQNYLSVKKVITCANGTDALQIAFMALDLEPGSEVIVPSFTYVATAEVICLLGLTPVMVDVDPHTFNLTADLIEQAITEKTRAVVPVHLFGQCVDMDAIMALARKHNIYVIEDTAQAIGAEYSGCEYNGKAGTIGDIGCTSFFPSKNLGCFGDGGAVYTNNEELAAKLSMIANHGQERKYVHKYIGINSRLDTLQAAILDIKLEHLDEYCEKRRHAADFYDNAFRNVPGLVIPARNPRSTHVFHQYTLKVPAERRQALQDYLQDKGIPSMIYYPLPLNEQEAFKGKSRIAGELNVTKELCESVLSLPMHTELSQEQLEHIQQSVIEFFQGN; encoded by the coding sequence ATGGAACCGATCCGAATGGTTGACCTGCAAAGGCAGTATGCTCATATCAAAGACCGCGTTGATGCAGCGGTGATTCGTTGCATGGACGAAGCAAATTTTATCAATGGTCCTGAAGTTAAAAAGTTCGCCATCAATCTCCAGAACTACTTGTCAGTAAAAAAAGTAATTACCTGTGCGAATGGAACGGATGCGTTACAGATCGCGTTTATGGCACTTGATCTGGAGCCTGGCAGCGAAGTCATTGTACCCTCCTTCACATATGTAGCTACTGCCGAAGTGATTTGTCTGCTGGGGCTTACACCCGTTATGGTAGACGTAGATCCGCACACCTTCAATCTGACCGCTGATCTTATTGAACAGGCAATTACAGAGAAAACGAGAGCTGTAGTGCCCGTACACTTATTCGGCCAGTGTGTGGACATGGATGCTATCATGGCCCTTGCCCGCAAGCATAATATATATGTGATAGAAGATACGGCGCAAGCCATAGGCGCTGAATACAGCGGGTGTGAATATAATGGTAAAGCAGGTACGATAGGTGATATCGGGTGTACGTCATTTTTCCCTTCTAAAAATCTCGGTTGTTTCGGAGACGGTGGTGCCGTGTATACCAACAATGAGGAGCTGGCGGCTAAACTAAGCATGATCGCTAATCATGGTCAGGAGCGTAAATACGTACATAAATACATCGGCATCAATTCCCGGCTAGATACCTTACAGGCGGCAATTCTCGATATAAAACTTGAACATCTGGATGAGTATTGCGAGAAGCGAAGGCACGCAGCAGATTTCTACGACAATGCTTTCCGGAATGTGCCCGGGCTTGTGATTCCCGCAAGGAACCCGCGCTCAACACATGTATTTCACCAGTATACTTTAAAGGTGCCGGCCGAACGGAGGCAGGCGCTGCAGGATTATCTTCAGGACAAAGGTATACCGTCCATGATATACTACCCATTGCCGTTGAACGAGCAGGAAGCTTTCAAAGGCAAGAGCAGGATTGCCGGCGAGCTGAATGTAACCAAGGAGCTTTGCGAAAGTGTGTTATCGTTGCCGATGCACACGGAACTTTCCCAGGAGCAGTTGGAGCATATTCAACAGAGCGTGATTGAATTTTTTCAAGGTAACTAA
- a CDS encoding nucleotidyltransferase family protein, which produces MNTKIKTITISPETSLLASLVRMDDVSHKLLVIMDADRYIGLISIGDIQRAIIKNFPLDTHVATVMRDNYIIADENTSTEEIKQKMISMRLEFMPVVGANQELKRVYFYEDLLNAPPPAKRKDLHVPVVIMAGGYGTRMRPLTNIIPKPLIPIGDKSMLEVIIDSFKKIGCQDFYLSVNYKAEMIKFYMDSVEHGVNIEYFKEDKPYGTAGSLHLLKERLFSTFFVSNCDIIIDQDYSEIYEYHKEKNNELTLVASVKNYSIPYGTVESGEDGQLIDIKEKPQLPFMINCGLYILEHHLLQEIPENEFFHITHLIEKIMKRGGRVGVFPVSEKSWSDIGEWKEYQKVININPAI; this is translated from the coding sequence ATGAATACTAAAATCAAGACGATAACTATTTCGCCTGAAACTTCCCTGTTGGCATCGTTGGTGCGAATGGACGATGTGTCGCACAAGTTGCTGGTCATTATGGACGCAGACCGGTATATAGGATTAATATCTATCGGAGATATCCAACGTGCGATCATCAAAAACTTTCCGCTGGATACGCACGTTGCCACCGTTATGCGCGACAACTACATCATAGCTGATGAAAATACTTCAACCGAAGAAATCAAGCAAAAGATGATTTCGATGAGGTTGGAGTTTATGCCGGTCGTAGGTGCCAACCAGGAACTAAAGCGTGTTTACTTCTACGAAGACTTACTCAATGCACCTCCTCCTGCCAAAAGAAAAGACCTGCATGTTCCGGTCGTTATTATGGCGGGCGGTTATGGCACCCGTATGCGGCCATTAACCAATATTATCCCAAAGCCGTTGATTCCCATTGGGGATAAGAGTATGCTGGAGGTAATCATCGACAGCTTCAAAAAAATAGGCTGCCAGGATTTTTACCTGTCTGTGAATTATAAAGCGGAGATGATTAAGTTTTATATGGACAGCGTGGAGCATGGCGTAAACATCGAATACTTCAAAGAAGACAAACCATACGGCACCGCTGGAAGTTTACATCTGCTGAAAGAAAGACTGTTTTCAACCTTCTTTGTGTCTAACTGCGATATTATAATCGACCAGGACTATTCCGAGATTTACGAATATCACAAAGAGAAAAATAACGAATTAACTTTAGTAGCTTCTGTAAAGAACTACAGCATTCCATATGGCACAGTGGAGAGTGGGGAAGACGGCCAGCTTATCGACATTAAGGAAAAGCCACAACTGCCGTTCATGATTAACTGCGGACTGTATATCCTGGAGCATCATCTTTTACAGGAAATACCAGAGAACGAATTTTTCCATATTACCCATCTGATCGAAAAAATAATGAAAAGAGGCGGCAGGGTCGGCGTATTCCCGGTGAGTGAGAAGTCGTGGAGCGACATTGGGGAATGGAAAGAATATCAAAAAGTAATAAACATTAATCCGGCCATTTAG